Proteins encoded in a region of the Paenibacillus wynnii genome:
- a CDS encoding tripartite tricarboxylate transporter substrate binding protein, which yields MKQITRKGIRWIWIASGLVVLLLIGIGYQYSDPLGSGPSDVDFPKKPITLIVPYAVGGGTDITARALAKATEKWLGQPIVVVNRTGGGGSVGLMEGANAKGDGYTVTFLPAELTTLPHLGLLPITYEKFKPIAQTNFDPSAITVRAEAPWQTVNELFDYAKAHPGELKMGNAGTGSIWHLAAVTLERETGVKFAHIPFEGAGPAVSALMSGFVDAVPVSPAEVKKYVDEGKLRTLAINADKRSEALPSVPTLEEQTGIYVDFTSTWRGLAVPKDTPNEIAELLANAFIKGTEDAEFRASMKMNGLGLLVKDGKEFAKQLKESHDLFAKMIPELGLSRK from the coding sequence ATGAAACAGATTACAAGGAAAGGCATCCGATGGATTTGGATAGCTTCCGGGTTAGTGGTTCTACTCTTAATAGGAATAGGATATCAGTATTCTGACCCCTTAGGCTCAGGCCCTTCAGATGTGGACTTCCCTAAGAAGCCCATTACTTTGATTGTTCCTTATGCTGTCGGAGGCGGTACAGATATAACGGCTCGGGCCTTGGCTAAAGCGACAGAGAAATGGCTGGGCCAACCGATTGTAGTTGTGAATCGAACGGGCGGCGGTGGATCTGTAGGGCTGATGGAGGGCGCGAATGCTAAAGGAGATGGGTACACAGTTACTTTTCTTCCGGCGGAACTGACTACTTTGCCTCATCTGGGATTACTACCTATTACCTATGAAAAATTTAAACCGATTGCCCAGACAAACTTTGATCCTTCCGCCATTACCGTAAGAGCAGAAGCGCCATGGCAGACCGTAAATGAACTATTCGATTATGCTAAAGCGCATCCAGGTGAGTTGAAAATGGGGAATGCAGGAACGGGAAGCATTTGGCATTTGGCAGCTGTAACCTTGGAACGGGAAACAGGTGTGAAGTTTGCACATATTCCTTTTGAAGGAGCAGGACCTGCTGTCTCTGCGCTCATGAGTGGATTTGTGGATGCGGTACCGGTTAGTCCGGCCGAAGTGAAGAAGTATGTGGACGAGGGAAAGCTGCGGACACTGGCGATTAATGCCGATAAGCGTTCAGAAGCGCTTCCATCTGTCCCCACCTTAGAGGAGCAAACCGGTATTTACGTGGACTTCACCAGTACGTGGAGAGGGCTCGCGGTACCCAAGGATACACCGAATGAGATTGCAGAGCTGTTGGCAAATGCTTTTATCAAAGGGACGGAAGATGCGGAATTTAGGGCTTCTATGAAAATGAATGGACTCGGGCTGCTCGTCAAGGATGGCAAAGAGTTCGCTAAACAATTAAAAGAAAGCCATGATTTGTTTGCGAAGATGATTCCGGAACTGGGGTTAAGCCGTAAGTGA